The sequence below is a genomic window from Desulfatirhabdium butyrativorans DSM 18734.
GGAAATAAAGTCGATGGTCCTGTCTTCCCGGATGCGGTAGATGATATCCGGAGCGAGCTCGACAAGTGCGCGATAACCTTCTTCCGTCATGTGGATGGCTTCTTGCGCGCGCTGTCTTTCGGCAATTTCTTCGGCCAGCCGGGTGTTCGTTTCCTCCAGTTCCCGGGTGCGTTCCCGGACCAGCTCTTCGAGGTGTTCGCGGTACAATTTCAGGCTTTCTTCGGCCAGCTTGCGTTCGGTGATGTTTTCGTGGGCCACGACAATGCGAAGCGGGCCGGGGCCGATCAGGCGGGTGAAACGCGCGGCAAACCATCTTCTCTCGGAAGGGGAATGGCAGGGATATTCCATGAAGAAGCTATCGATCCTGTTGGCCATCACCGCCCTGATGCCTTCCAGACAGGCAAGGGCCTGGTCCCGATCTTCTCCTTCGGCGGCTTCGCACACGGCAAGATAGCATGCCCCTTCGCATACCTTGGTCCCAACGGGCGGGTTGGCTTCCGCAAATTTACGCCATGCCTGGTTGACGGCAATGATGATGCCGTTTTCATCGAGCACGGCGATATGTGCCGTGAGTGAATCGATGATGGCAAAGGCGAAACATCCCTGGTGATCAGCGACGGTTTCTGTGAGGGATTGCGTTGAATTGCTTCCGGTATTTTTCAAGGCGCACCTTCTATTAAAAGAAAATCCCCGCGTCGTTCATTTGTCATGAAAAACCATTCCCCCGCAGCACTGGGGAAAGTCGTGGCCGCAATGACGATTTCTATCCCAATCGTTGTCGTTGTCGTAATCCTAATCGTTGTCGTTGTCGTTGTCGTAATCCTAATCGCTATCGCTATCGTTGTCGTTGTCGTTGTCGTTGTCGTAGTCGTAGTCGTAATCGCAATCGCAATCGAATCACGTCCTACCTTTCGAGGATCTGGCGTACGGTTGCCGCCAGGTCCTGACGGGAAAACGGTTTTTGCAGGAAATTGACTTCCTGATCCAGAAGGCCCCGTTTGGCGATCACATCCGCCGTATATCCCGACATGAAAAGCACCTTCAGATTCGGTTGATACGCCAGCAGCCGGGCAGCCAGGTCTTTGCCGTTCATGGCGGGCATCACCACATCGGTGATCAGCAGATCGATGGAACGGGAATGCTCCCGGGCGATGCGCTCCGCTTCCTGCGGGGTTGGGGTACTCAGAACCTGGTATCCGATCCCTTCCAGGATGATGCGCGTCATCTTGAGCACCGAAGGCTCGTCTTCTACCACGAGAATGTGCTCGCCGCGGCCAGCCAGGGTTGCGGCTTCCGGAATTGCCGTCTGCCGGTCCGTGGTTTCCGCATGCCTGCGCAGGTAAATCCGGAATGTCGTTCCGTTGCCAGGCTCACTGTACACATTGATGAAGCCTTCGTTCTGTTTCACGATTCCATAGATCATCGCCAGACCCAGGCCGGTCCCCTGGCCGACGCCCTTGGTGGTGAAAAACGGCTCGAACAGATGTGCAAGCGTTTCCTTGTCCATCCCGCAGCCATTGTCCCTGACCGACAGGCACACATACTGTCCTGGAATGAAACCGGGGTGGTCTTCACAATAGGTGGCATCCAGAAGCACATTGGTGGTTTCGATGTGGATGGCGCCCACGCCGGTGATGGCATCCCGCGCGTTGACGCAGAGATTGGCCAGAATCTGATCGATTTGAGAAGGGTCCATCTTGACGGCCCAGAGGTTCGGTCCGGGCTGCCAGAACAGGTCGATATCCTCCCCGATGAGCCTGCGCATCATCTTGAGCATGCCTTCCACGGTGCCGTTCAGATCGATCACCTTCGGCTGAACAGTCTGCTTGCGTGCGAAGGCCAGCAACTGTCGGGTGATGTCGACCGAGCGCTGCGCTGCCTGCAGGATTTCCTTGATGTCATCCCGCAGCGGATCGTCTGGCCTGGTCTTTTCCCGGATCAGCTCTGCGTATCCGATGATCACGCCAAGCATGTTGTTGAAATCATGCGCCACCCCGCCGGCAAGCCGCCCGACGGATTCCAGCTTCTGTGCCTGAACCAGTTGATTCTGCACCTTGTCCCGCTCGGCCTCGGCCTGTTTTCGCTCGCTGACATCCACCAGTACGATGAAATGGAACATGTCGGTTGCGGCCATGCGAAACTCGATGTGACGAACCGTCCCGTCTTTGCAGGTGACGGGATATTCCATCGGTTTGAGCTCGGAGTGGGTCTCTCCGGCTTCCGCCACGGCAGCCTCCCACGCCCGGCGGGCCTGTTCGCGCAGATCGGGGTCCGGGTAAGCCAGTTTCCACCATTGTTCGGCCGACGGCATTTCCTGAGGCGAATAGCCCAGCAGTGCCGAGCACTTGGGGCTTGAATACACCAGCTTTCCCTGATGATCCAGGATGACGATGCCGACAGGCGCCAGTTCGGCCAGCATGCGGTAGCGGGTCTCGCTTTCCCGTAACTCTACCGTTCGTTTGGCAACCTGCCTGCGAAGCGTCCAGCTCCAGGCGAACAGGGCAAGCAGCACCGCCAGCAGGGGGGCGATCCAGACGGCGATGGCGCGCAGTATTTCCATCGGTGTGCGTGCTGCAGCTTCGTAGCTGCCCAGCCATTTTTCGTAGATGCGCCGGTACTCGCCGTTCTTTTCCAGCAGTTTCAGCCCTTCGCCGAAGGTGGTCAGCATGGCCTGATGGCCCTTGGGGACCGCAAAACAGTATTCCAGGGATGCAAACGGCTTGCGGGCGATGAGGAGATTTTTCCAGCCATACCGTTCGATCCAATACAGGGCCGTGATGCGGGATACCAGTGCGCAATCGTGTTTGCCTTCGGCCAGTTCCCGGAGAGCCTCTTCCATGGTGCTGACCGTGGAGAGGCGATCGGTGAGACCGTTTTCGATGGCGAAATCGTTCATGATGTCCCCGGCCTCCACAACGATCGCTTTCCCGGCGAGCTCCGCCGCATTTGTCGGTGCTGGCCCTTCCGCCGCGCGGACGACGGCGACATAATGGTTGTGCGCGTACGGCGCGGTAAAGTCGAATTTGCGGTTTCGCTCCGGCGAATAGAACATGCCTTCGATGATGTCGATATCGCCTCTTTCCAGGCTGCTGACGATTTCCTGCCAGGGCCCGAGGCGAATCTCGATGTCCAGTTCCATTTCCCGGGCGATGGCCCTTGTCAGATCCACATTCAATCCTGCCGGTCTGCCGTTCGTATCGAGATATTCGAAGGGCGGATAATTCCGATCGCCGCCTACCACGATCCGGCGGTTGGCGGGAAGCTC
It includes:
- a CDS encoding transporter substrate-binding domain-containing protein, producing MNPTNGISKRSSRRALAAWALASMLLFWMTPLARCLAADAAGPILSASEVEYPPFCILNSDGQADGFSVELMRSALKAMNRTVTFRTGPWAEVRGWLEQRLIQALPLVGRTPEREAVFDFTFPYMSLYGAIVVRSDTQDIHDLADLRGRTVAVMKGDNAEEFLRREERGIRIVTTATFDQALRELSEGQRDAVVIQRLVGLRLIQETGLKNLKVINRPIEGFRQDFCFAVRKGDSATLALLNEGLALVMADGTYRHLHAKWFAALELPANRRIVVGGDRNYPPFEYLDTNGRPAGLNVDLTRAIAREMELDIEIRLGPWQEIVSSLERGDIDIIEGMFYSPERNRKFDFTAPYAHNHYVAVVRAAEGPAPTNAAELAGKAIVVEAGDIMNDFAIENGLTDRLSTVSTMEEALRELAEGKHDCALVSRITALYWIERYGWKNLLIARKPFASLEYCFAVPKGHQAMLTTFGEGLKLLEKNGEYRRIYEKWLGSYEAAARTPMEILRAIAVWIAPLLAVLLALFAWSWTLRRQVAKRTVELRESETRYRMLAELAPVGIVILDHQGKLVYSSPKCSALLGYSPQEMPSAEQWWKLAYPDPDLREQARRAWEAAVAEAGETHSELKPMEYPVTCKDGTVRHIEFRMAATDMFHFIVLVDVSERKQAEAERDKVQNQLVQAQKLESVGRLAGGVAHDFNNMLGVIIGYAELIREKTRPDDPLRDDIKEILQAAQRSVDITRQLLAFARKQTVQPKVIDLNGTVEGMLKMMRRLIGEDIDLFWQPGPNLWAVKMDPSQIDQILANLCVNARDAITGVGAIHIETTNVLLDATYCEDHPGFIPGQYVCLSVRDNGCGMDKETLAHLFEPFFTTKGVGQGTGLGLAMIYGIVKQNEGFINVYSEPGNGTTFRIYLRRHAETTDRQTAIPEAATLAGRGEHILVVEDEPSVLKMTRIILEGIGYQVLSTPTPQEAERIAREHSRSIDLLITDVVMPAMNGKDLAARLLAYQPNLKVLFMSGYTADVIAKRGLLDQEVNFLQKPFSRQDLAATVRQILER